Sequence from the Lysobacter capsici genome:
ACGGGAAAGTGTGCGCACCGCACTTCTTGCCGATCAGCAGGCTGTCGCACTGGGTGTGGTTGCGCGCGCCGGCGGCGTTCTTCTCGACCTTGACCAGGCCGCGGTAGGTGTTCTGGCCGCGGCCGGCGCTGATGCCCTTGCTGATGATCTTGGACTTGGTGCGCTTGCCGACGTGGATCATCTTGGTGCCGGTGTCGGCCTGCTGACGGTGATGGGTCAGCGCGACCGAATAGAACTCGCCGGTCGAGTCGTCGCCGAGCAGCACGCAGCTGGGGTATTTCCAGGTGATCGCCGAACCGGTCTCGACCTGGGTCCAGCTGATCTTGCTGCGCGCGCCGCGGCATTCGCCGCGCTTGGTCACGAAGTTGTAGATGCCGCCCTTGCCGTTCTCGTCGCCGGGGTACCAGTTCTGCACGGTCGAATACTTGATCTCGGCGTCTTCCAGCGCGACCAGCTCGACCACCGCCGCATGCAGCTGGTTTTCGTCGCGCATCGGCGCGGTGCAGCCTTCCAGGTACGAGACGTAGGCCTTGTCCTCGCAGATGATCAAGGTGCGCTCGAACTGACCGGTGTGGCCGGCGTTGATGCGGAAATAGGTGCTCAGCTCCATCGGGCAGCGCACGCCCTTGGGAATGAACACGAAGCTGCCGTCGGAGAACACCGCCGAATTGAGCGCGGCGAAGAAGTTGTCGCCGGTCGGCACGACGCTGCCGAGGTACTTCTTGACCAGCTCGGGCTGCTCGCGGATCGCTTCGGACATCGAGCAGAAGATCACGCCCTTTTCGGCCAGTTCCTTGCGGAAGGTGGTGCCGACCGAGACCGAGTCGAACACCGCGTCGACCGCGACACCGGCCAGGCGCGCGCGCTCGTGCAGCGGCACGCCGAGCTTGTCGTAGGTGTCGAGCAGTTCCTGCGGCACTTCGTCGAGCGAGGCGTATTTGGCCTTGGGCGCGCTGTAGTAGCTCAGCGCCTGGAAATCGATCGGCGCGATATTGAGCTTGGCCCAGTGCGGCATCGGCATGGTCAGCCAATGGCGGTAGGCCTCAAGACGCCAGTCGGTCATCCACTGCGGCTCGTCCTTCTTGGCCGAGAGCGCGCGGATGACGTCCTCGTCCAGGCCGGGCGGCAGGCTGTCGGACTCGATGTCGGTGATGAAACCGGCTTCGTAGCGGCGACCCAGCTGCTCGTGGATCTCTTTATTGGCGATGTCGCCCGCCTGCGCGGGAGTCGGTTTGATGTCGGTGGCCATGGCGGCTGCCTACTGTCTAAGCGCCGGCCAGGCGCAGATCGATGCGCTTGGCGGCTGGGTCGTGAGGAAGGGATGCGGTGGGAGCGAGCATTTGAGCCAAGGTGACGTTGCTGAGCGCTTCGATGACCACGTCGTTGATGCGGCGCCAGTTGGCGCGCACGCCGCACTGATTTTCCAGGCCGCAATGGCCTTCGTGGACGCTGCATTCGGTCATGCCGAGCGGGCCTTCCATCGCCTCGACGATCTCGATCAGGCCGATGTCGTCGGCGGCGCGGGCCAGGCGATAGCCGCCGTTGGCGCCGCGGAAGCCTTCGACCAGCCCGGCCTGGGCCAGCGGCTTGAGCACCTTGCTGACCGTGGGCGCTTCCAGACCCGCCCGTTCGGCCAGTTCCGACGCGCTCAGCACGCGATCGGGCCCGGCCGCCAGGACGGTCAGGACGACCGTGGCGTAATCGGTGAGTTTGGTGACGCGGAGCATCGTGGGGAAGCTCGGGATGAATTCGTACCGAAATTGTACGTTTTTATGCCGGCTCGGGCTAGCGGGCGGTTTTGCCCAATTCAGCGGGGTGTTCAGCGCGGGCTCGACGACCCCGGCGCGGGCCGCGGCGGGGCGCCGCGTTGCGGACCGTGGCCGGACGATGGCCGGGCGATCGAAGCAGGTCGCGGAAGAAAGGCGACGGCCGACGATAGCGGCGACCGGCGCGGCAGGTCAGAATGCGCGCTCGTCATTGTTGGGAATCCCCATGCCGCGCAAGATCGCCGCCCGTCGTTCCGCCATCCACGGCAACGGTGTATTCGCCGTCGCCCCGATCGCCAAGGGCGAACGCGTCATCGAGTACAAGGGCCGCCGCCGCAGCCACGAAGAGGTCGATGCCGGCGACACCGGCGACGCCGATTCGGGCCATACCTTCCTGTTCACGCTCAACGACGAGTTCGTGATCGACGCCAACTACGAAGGCAATTCGGCGCGCTGGATCAACCACAGCTGCTCGCCGAGCTGCGAAGCGGTGCTGGAAGAGGACGACGGCGACGACCGCCGCAAGGACCGGGTGTTCATCGAGGCGATCCGCGACATCGCCGCGGGCGAGGAGCTGTCGTACAACTACGGCATCACCCTGGCCGAGAAGCACACCAAGGAACTCAAGAAGATCTGGGAATGCCGCTGCGGCTCGGAAAACTGCACCGGCACGATGCTGCAGCCCAAGAAGGACAAGAAGTCCAAGAAGAAAGACAAGAAGAAGGACAAGAAGAAGGACAAGAAAAAGAAGAAGGACAAGAAGGGCAAGAAGAAGGATTGAGGCAAGCCGGCTCTGCCCGCCGCGGCCGCGAGCCCGGGGCGAGCCAGGTTCTCGAACGTCGCTTCTCGCCGCATCTTTGTCCCAGCGCGTCCTTCTCCCGCCGCGCCGTGCCCTTCTCCCGCCGAGCGGGAGAAGGTGGCCCGAAGGGCCGGATGAGGGCAGGCGACAGCTGGCGTGAAGCCGCCTTGAGCGCTCGGGCCCTCACACCAGCCCTCTCCCGCTGGGCGGGAGAGGGAGCACAAGCAGAGCAAGCGCAGGCATGGCCGGTCAATCATTGACCGCGTACGAAAGTCCGATAGCTCAGCCGCGTCCCGCAACGGGACACTGCGGTGCATCCGCCGCCACGCCGCGATAACACCGGGCGGCGACAATGGCCGCCGGTTCGCCCGCATGGGCCACGTTTTCTTCCCGTCTGTCCTTCCCGCATCGCATTCCAGGAGTTCCTCCGCATGAGCTCGATCCAAGGCAAAGTCGCCGTCGTCACCGGAGCCGCCAGCGGCATCGGCAAGGAAATCGCCCACGAGCTGGCCCGCGCCGGCGCCGCGATCGCGATCGCCGACCTCAACCAGGCCGGGGCCCAGGCGGTGGCCGACGAAATCGTCGGCAACGGCGGCCGCGCCATCGGCGTGGCGATGGACGTCACCGACGAAGCCGCGGTCAACGCCGGCATCGAGCGGGTGGTCGCCGAGCTCGGCGGCATCGACATCCTGGTGTCCAACGCCGGCATCCAGATCGTCAACCCGATCGAGAACTACGCCTTCGCCGATTGGAAGAAGATGCTCGCGATCCATCTCGACGGCGCGTTCCTGACCACCAAGGCGGCGTTGCCGCATATGTACAAGGGCGACAAGGGCGGCACGGTGATCTACATGGGCTCGGTGCATTCGCACGAGGCCTCGCCGCTGAAGTCGGCCTACGTCACCGCCAAGCACGGCCTGCTCGGCCTGTCGCGCGTGCTCGCCAAGGAAGGCGCCAAGCACAACGTGCGCAGCCATGTGGTGTGCCCGGGCTTCGTGCGCACGCCGCTGGTCGACAAGCAGATTCCCGAACAGGCGAAGGAGCTGGGCATCAGCGAGGACGAGGTGATCAAGAAGGTCATGCTCGGCAATACGGTCGACGGTGTGTTCACCACGGTCGAGGACGTGGCGCAGACGGTGCGGTTCCTGGCTGAGTTCCCGAGTGCGGCGCTGACGGGGCAGAGTTTCGTGGTCAGCCATGGCTGGTATATGCAGTAAGGCGGCGTGCGTCCGTGAGTTGATCGCGGCGCCTGCTTTGCCCGGCATTTCCACGAATAAGACATGTGGGGTCGCCTTTGCTCGTCATTCCCCGTGAATGCGAATGTCACAGCGCCTTTGCTCGTCATTCCCGCGAACGCGGGAATCCAGCGACTTTTCGTTGGTCGGAATCGTCGTCATCGGCAAGGCGAAAGTCACTGGATTCCCGCGTTCGCGGGAATGACGGTGATGATAGTTCGCGCTGAAGTCTCTGGATCCCCGCCTTCGCGGGGATGACGAGCACAAGCATCGGGCGACGGACGACGAGATGTCTGGCTTGTCGTCGGAACATGTAGCCCGCAGTCTGAAAGCAGTACCTTCAGGTACCTTTAAACGCGACACCTTTAAAAGCGGCTCCTTCAAAAGCAGCACCTTCGAAAGTGACACCCCGCAGCTCTTCACAGTAAAAGGCGGTCAGCATGGCAACCACGCGCACTCCGACCCGGCGCAATGCCGCTTCTACCGGCGGCGCAAAGCGCGCCAGCGAGTCTGAGCCGGCCAAGCGCGAGCCGGCGCGTCGCGATCCAGCCAAACGCGACCCCAAACCGGCCACCCCTGCGAAGAAAGACCCGCCGGCCAAGGCGCCGGCGCGCAAGGAACCGCCCGCGCGTGCAAGTACGCGCCGCCCAGCCGCCGCTCCTGCCGTCGTCACCGCGCCCGCGGCGAGCAAACGCGCCGTCAAGAGAGCAGCGTTCATCGATCCGGCCGATGCCAACGCCGCGCCCGGCCGCGGCAAGCGCCGGACTCAAACCCACGACACCGCGCCGGTCCTGCCCGACAACATCGCCCTGGTCCTGCAAGGCGGCGGCGCGCTCGGCGCCTACCAGGCCGGGGTCTATCAAGGTCTGTTCGAAGCCGGCATCGCGCCGAACTGGATCGCCGGCATCTCGATCGGCGCGTTCAACACCGCGATCATCGCCGGCAATCCGCCGCAGCGGCGCATGGAGGCGTTGCGCGAATTCTGGGACACGATCTCGCGTCCCTACCTGTTGCCGTCGACCACCTTCGGCCAGGAAGCGCGCTTCGCCGATATCGACGCCGACAGCCGCGCCTGGCTCGACACCTGGGAAGCCTGGCGCGCGATCGTCGAAGGCCAGCACGGCTTCTACCAGCCGCGCGGTTGGCTCGGCCAGGATCCGATGGCGCTGTTCGGCGCGCCGCCGGGGCCGGCGGAGGCGAGTTTCTACGACACCTCGCCGATGATCGCCACGCTCGATCGCATGGTCGACTTCGACCGGCTCAACGACGGCGGCATCCGCGTAAGCGTCGGCGCGGTCAACGTGCGCACCGGCAACCTGGAGTATTTCGACAACACCCAGATGCGGCTGGACGCGCGGCATATCCTCGCCTCGGGCGCGCTGCCGCCGGCGTTTCCGGCGGTCGAGATCGACGGCGAGTTCTACTGGGACGGCGGCCTGGTGTCCAACACGCCCTTGTCGCAGGTGCTGACCGCATCGCCGCGGCGCGACACCCTGGTGTTCCAGGTCGACCTGTGGAACGCGCGCGGCGATCTGCCGCAGAACCTGCTCGACGTGGCCGAGCGGCAGAAGGAAATCCAATACTCCAG
This genomic interval carries:
- a CDS encoding 3-hydroxybutyrate dehydrogenase: MSSIQGKVAVVTGAASGIGKEIAHELARAGAAIAIADLNQAGAQAVADEIVGNGGRAIGVAMDVTDEAAVNAGIERVVAELGGIDILVSNAGIQIVNPIENYAFADWKKMLAIHLDGAFLTTKAALPHMYKGDKGGTVIYMGSVHSHEASPLKSAYVTAKHGLLGLSRVLAKEGAKHNVRSHVVCPGFVRTPLVDKQIPEQAKELGISEDEVIKKVMLGNTVDGVFTTVEDVAQTVRFLAEFPSAALTGQSFVVSHGWYMQ
- the sufB gene encoding Fe-S cluster assembly protein SufB, with protein sequence MATDIKPTPAQAGDIANKEIHEQLGRRYEAGFITDIESDSLPPGLDEDVIRALSAKKDEPQWMTDWRLEAYRHWLTMPMPHWAKLNIAPIDFQALSYYSAPKAKYASLDEVPQELLDTYDKLGVPLHERARLAGVAVDAVFDSVSVGTTFRKELAEKGVIFCSMSEAIREQPELVKKYLGSVVPTGDNFFAALNSAVFSDGSFVFIPKGVRCPMELSTYFRINAGHTGQFERTLIICEDKAYVSYLEGCTAPMRDENQLHAAVVELVALEDAEIKYSTVQNWYPGDENGKGGIYNFVTKRGECRGARSKISWTQVETGSAITWKYPSCVLLGDDSTGEFYSVALTHHRQQADTGTKMIHVGKRTKSKIISKGISAGRGQNTYRGLVKVEKNAAGARNHTQCDSLLIGKKCGAHTFPYIEVKHPDATVEHEATTSKISDDQLFYCRSRGIGEEDAVSMIVDGFCKSVFRELPMEFAVEAKKLLEVSLEGSVG
- a CDS encoding DUF3734 domain-containing protein codes for the protein MATTRTPTRRNAASTGGAKRASESEPAKREPARRDPAKRDPKPATPAKKDPPAKAPARKEPPARASTRRPAAAPAVVTAPAASKRAVKRAAFIDPADANAAPGRGKRRTQTHDTAPVLPDNIALVLQGGGALGAYQAGVYQGLFEAGIAPNWIAGISIGAFNTAIIAGNPPQRRMEALREFWDTISRPYLLPSTTFGQEARFADIDADSRAWLDTWEAWRAIVEGQHGFYQPRGWLGQDPMALFGAPPGPAEASFYDTSPMIATLDRMVDFDRLNDGGIRVSVGAVNVRTGNLEYFDNTQMRLDARHILASGALPPAFPAVEIDGEFYWDGGLVSNTPLSQVLTASPRRDTLVFQVDLWNARGDLPQNLLDVAERQKEIQYSSRTRLITDTQRVFQHYRRLLRELLEEIPEDVRKTNPWAQHAAELACDRRYSVVHLIYRDRARIGHFKDYQFGRVAMREHWLSGQSDIARALSHPDWLQLPHGESAFVAHDATAP
- a CDS encoding SUF system Fe-S cluster assembly regulator, producing MLRVTKLTDYATVVLTVLAAGPDRVLSASELAERAGLEAPTVSKVLKPLAQAGLVEGFRGANGGYRLARAADDIGLIEIVEAMEGPLGMTECSVHEGHCGLENQCGVRANWRRINDVVIEALSNVTLAQMLAPTASLPHDPAAKRIDLRLAGA